DNA sequence from the Malus domestica chromosome 11, GDT2T_hap1 genome:
AATTTAGAAATTGACCCCACTACATGCTATTATAGCTGATTCTGACCCTACCTGAATATCCCCATTTTTAATGTTTATGATAATAAATTAAAGCGAAATGGATAGAAGGAGCTTTCAAGATTTAAATAATGCtgctaaattttgtaaaattataCAGACGCCATCATTGTTATGTAGCTCAAAATATAAAATACCCTAAATTTCCAAGCAGGAAATTAAAACAACGCGGCTTCCGATAAAGGTTATGGACCCGGTGGTTCAGTACGAGGCTCTTGTAAACGACAAGTAAGTTAGCAGAATTCATGCAGTGAAGGTGCTATCTGTGCGGGGTGTGGAGGATTACAAGTAGAAGAGATTTTGCAGATTAGGGTTTATGTGTTCAGGAACTTTTCCAAAAGATTATGATCATGTAAAGTTGGCATCACGGACTACTTAGGATTTTCTGTGTTGGCATTCGCCTAGTTTTTGTAACAATTTTCTTCTCACTGTTACGGGATGTTTAGGTTCGATAACACATTATCatgtatatgtttttttttatgcatgGCAATGCGTTATTGAAGTGGAACACCACAATGATAGTAAACTCGTCATAAGTAAGTAATTTCCTTAAAACCATGTCATATTGACTCATGTTCTATGTTCAACATTTAGAAATGATACTACAGAATGTCATTGTCTATGGATCAGCCTACACTTGTCACAAATTTTACAAACGAAGACTCTTAGCTATCTTCAAATTTGTCATTCCCTTTCTTAATTTCAAATCAAATTCTAGGAAGTGAAATGTTGAATCCGTCCAACGTTTTCTAGCGTTTTTTTTAAGATAAAACTAACAGTGATGAGAGGCTTAAAAATAACAGTGATAAGAGAGACGATAACATGTTAAATGgtaaataaaattatatcaCATCTTCAGAAGAAAATACGAAAAAAACCCATTGATGTTGTAACTGTATAATTTGCTGACAGCCACAGCCTGGGCCCAAAATTCTAAATCAGACTTCCAACATCAGTACCAAATATGGATCAAGGCATAGTTTCATCATACCAAATTAAGAAATTTAACCGCAAGATTTGGGAATATAAGTAAGATATGCCACATTTAATGAACCACACTAAATCCACCAAATTCCATGGAAGAAGATTCGAACTTGAAAGACGTAGACATAAAAAGTATTCTCTCATAGCCTCATTCACGTCGACAATAAATACATTTATCAAATTAACGAACATGTTATTCTAACTGGCTTGACTAAACTCTAATTAAACTCGAAATccccaaaagtttttggacAACTCACGAGACATCGCGAATATATACTGAGTTTTCTTCAGTCTTTCGTCATCGGATTCTGTTGCCCATCTCCTCCTCCCCTCCCTActttaaaaacaagaaaataggaAATAAACAATTGAATATCCAGCAAagagtttaaaaaattattagaatATAATTATCCACTGAAAAGAATATAAACCATCAGACTGAAAATTATTACCTTCTCTTTTACTTGATTTTTGCACactaaaatatgaaatttgtaaaaatatcaCTTTATTTATTGCTACTAGTAAATCCGACCCTTACATCAAAAACATAGAAGGGATCAAACGGTTGTTATGCTCTACCATATAAAGCATATACAGGGGCATATACGATATTTCACTTCCTCTAACAGTCAAAAGtacaattaaaacaaaaaattatcaaaattatcaaaattttacGGTTCATATTCTATAACAGAAGCCAAACCGGTCACGATCTTTACACCGGTCACCGTCGATCTCTTGGGCTTCAGCTCCGGCGGATTCCATTCCTTCGCCGCCGCCATCGCCTTCTCTTCCTCACCGGAACTCGCCGACAACTCAAACACCGGCGCGTCGCCCAACTCACCATCCTCAACCGAGTTTGTCCCGCCCAGACTCAGTTCCGACTCGCCTGACCCGATCGGTGGCTGAGTCGAATCGGAAGGGGCCGGTGTGGCTCTAGTGTGAGGAGACAGCCACTTGGCCCTGATGTACTCGGCTTTTCTCCACGGCGGAACTGGCATCCccttcttcttcaagctctGCTTCGCCGCCTCCGACACCACCGCGATGATCCGCCACAGCCGGTCGTGCTTCCCGACGAAAATGTATGGAAGCGTCTGGAGAATCGCCTTGTAGCTCTTCGTCGGCCGTGCGATCTCGAATTCCGATCTGAAATCGACGTCGATCAGCAGTCTCTCTCCTTTGACGATCACGTCAATGTAATCATATTCtcctgaaaaaaaataaaaataaaaaaaaatcagcaaaTTTAGTCCTGATAATTTCCTGCATTTAAGAAACGGCGTCGTATGGTTAGATAATTTTGTGAGGCGGAGAGAGGGAAAGTACCGGCGGGATAGGACGGAGCTTTCTCCCAACGAGATTTGCAGACCGACGCGTCGTATCCGAGAGCTAACAGACTATCAGAAACGACGGTTCTGCAGGTGTCGTCTTTCTGCTTGCAGCAGGCCTTGTTTTTCTCAACGATCTTCGCCGTGTCGGCTAGCAGGTTCCTCTCGCTCACGCTCTGGCACGAAACCAAACCCTGTGGAAAAACAATTTCACGTCAAAACGAAGTCGTTTTTGAGCTGTTGAAACTCCAGAGAATATCAGATATTTTTTGTATACCTTGAGAAGCTCACATGATTCGGCAGAGGACGTCACGTTGGAGTCGCCGAAACCGCCAAACAGCTCCGATTCGTCTTCCGAACTGTCGTTGCAGTTTCCGTTGAAGCAGTTGCAGCGGTTCCGGCTGCACCGCGCCGCAGTCGAAGATTGCTTCTCGTTGCTCTCCTCGATGAAATTCTGAACCATCTTCGTCAAGCACATGGAGCTCGGCTCGAACTCGGCCGATCCTCCGCCGCAGCCGTCTTTGTTGAAATGCGGCTCTTCGATTCCGATTCCGCTGCTGGCCTTCTCCGTCGCCGCTGAGCTTTTCAATACGTTCGTGAACGGCCGCTCGAACAGCCGCTTGAGCCGCGACTTCGCCGCCACCGGCTTGACCGGCTCGAACGGAGTCAGGTCTTCAGGACTCGTGCGAAAATCGATCGGTTGGATTT
Encoded proteins:
- the LOC103448920 gene encoding uncharacterized protein, with the protein product MPFPMKIQPIDFRTSPEDLTPFEPVKPVAAKSRLKRLFERPFTNVLKSSAATEKASSGIGIEEPHFNKDGCGGGSAEFEPSSMCLTKMVQNFIEESNEKQSSTAARCSRNRCNCFNGNCNDSSEDESELFGGFGDSNVTSSAESCELLKGLVSCQSVSERNLLADTAKIVEKNKACCKQKDDTCRTVVSDSLLALGYDASVCKSRWEKAPSYPAGEYDYIDVIVKGERLLIDVDFRSEFEIARPTKSYKAILQTLPYIFVGKHDRLWRIIAVVSEAAKQSLKKKGMPVPPWRKAEYIRAKWLSPHTRATPAPSDSTQPPIGSGESELSLGGTNSVEDGELGDAPVFELSASSGEEEKAMAAAKEWNPPELKPKRSTVTGVKIVTGLASVIEYEP